A region of Lycium barbarum isolate Lr01 chromosome 1, ASM1917538v2, whole genome shotgun sequence DNA encodes the following proteins:
- the LOC132637902 gene encoding protein yippee-like, whose product MGRLFVLTLEGKIYSCKHCGTHLALSENIVSKSFHCRHGKAYLFSKVVNVTSGEIENRMMMTGMHTVADIFCVCCGSIVGWKYETAHEKSQKYKEGKSVLERFQISGPDGSNYWASHETHVAGSDADDV is encoded by the exons ATGGGGAGGCTATTTGTATTGACTCTTGAAGGCAAGATCTATAGCTGCAAGCACTGTGGAACTCATCTTGCCCTTTCTGAAAACATTGTTTCTAAG TCTTTCCACTGCCGACATGGGAAGGCTTATCTCTTCAGTAAGGT AGTGAATGTCACTTCTGGCGAGATAGAAAATAGAATGATGATGACTGGTATGCACACTGTGGCCGACATTTTCTGCGTCTGTTGTGGATCAATTGTTGGATGGAAATAT GAGACTGCCCATGAAAAGAGCCAAAAATACAAAGAAGGAAAATCAGTGCTTGAGCG GTTTCAGATTTCTGGTCCTGATGGAAGTAATTACTGGGCCAGTCATGAAACTCATGTTGCAGGAAGTGATGCTGATGATGTTTGA